Below is a window of Musa acuminata AAA Group cultivar baxijiao chromosome BXJ3-11, Cavendish_Baxijiao_AAA, whole genome shotgun sequence DNA.
TGAGTTCTGCAATGACTCGAAATACTACTAAACATCAATAACTCGAGATACTATAAAGGATTTAATAATAAATcagtttatctaatatttattttcagagtaatttaCTACTTTGTATTAGATCTGAAGCTTCGGTGGAAGAGACTTATGACTTTACCAAAAAGATGTGatcctttttttaattaatagaatatttactattgttaagacaaggatttgaattaaaggatgaagaaaaaaacaacaaaaaaagaaagtttattatataaataatggataataaattactgattttttgttctttctataAATCTGGGATGTGACGTTGCATACAAAACGTCAATGAGTTCTGCAAATAAATAGGACTgtgctaaagaaaataaatcgCGGAGAAGAGTTTCTTGACTCGAGATACTACAAAGGATTTAATAGCTTCGAACAAGCTAGGGAAGTTTTGCGAAGCGTAAGAATCTTAGCAGTAATGGTTAGTCTGTGATTCTTATTAAACGGTATAGATTCGAATGTTTGTGCACTTGATGTAGTTTTTGTAATTTAGTAATCCCGTGAACTCCAGGCTTTGATTTATGCTCTCTAATTTATATCGGTCATCTAATGTCTCACAAGCCATGCAGAGAAATACTTCTTGGAGAGGCGTTGCGCTATCAGATCGAAGTGCAGAGGAAACTGCAGGAGCAACTCGTGGTAAGCCTAATGGTGTGTGGCAAACAAAGGCTCTACTCCTTGTAACATTCACGAGATTACTTGACCAGGTACAGAAGAAATTGCAAATGAGAATCGAGGCTCTGGGGAAGTGCTTGTAAGCAATACGGGAGAAAGCTCAGAAGATCTTTGTTTCGACATGAATGGCTCGTCAGGCAGTTTGGAAGCCACCAGAGCCCAGCTTACGGATTTCGACCTGCCACTATCAGGCTTGACGGAGAACGTCGGTCGGGTTTGCGAAGAGAAGCACTCGGAGCTGAGAGAAGTGCGGTAAGAGGAAAACATCAAGAAGAGGAACGATTCAGAGTTTCAACTTTATCAGGAAGGAGATGAGGCCGAGGACAGTTCTCTTCTTCTGCTGGATTTGAATGTGAAAGGAAGCAGAGGTGAGATGGTTGGTGGATCAAGAGGAAACGACTTGGATCTCAGAATCCAAACGCAGGGGTTGTAAACCAGCTTTGACTGTCGATTCTGCACTTGCAGACACATCCGATGCTGTCATTGTGCGCATCGAGTTGATATCGAATCTATGTTTCTTTCCTACAGCGTAAATCTTTATACTGCGGTTTGTTGAATGATTTGATCGTGGACGAAACAACTCCCCCTTGTACGGGAACTTCCTCTCTTCGgccatcaacatatcatgttgttTGCCCAATTTGAAAGCTATCAGTTTATCCAAGAACTGTGAGCCAGAAAATAACAGAGCACAGATCGATGTGGTGCACATCCAACAATCTTCGGATTCTTACCATACATCACAAGCAGCAATCAATTTTCACATCCGAATTTGACAGACGACTTGATTTGTATATTATTTACGTTGAAACATTCGACATTTGTgcacaaagaaaaagagaaagatcatATTTGAGTTGACTTGCTTTGAGAATCGACCACCTTCGCTGCGCTGCGTTGACGAACTCCAAGAACGAAGGAGGAATTCAGCAGGCTTGTAGGCCGTAGATGATGCCGCGATGGCAGGCCACCTTGGCGTCTTGGTCGTCGAAGAACCTCTGCTTCATCTTCAGATAGACTTGGCAGGTCACCAAGCTATCTGATCCAGCTTGATGCGACTTCCCAGCTTGGCGTGGCACCCCGAGGGTACTCGCCGCTTTCTCCAGCCCGCCGGAGAGACCCTTGCAGCCGCGCATCATGTGCTTGAGATCCACAGTCTCTCCGAAGAGCAAGTTCACCAGGCCGAGGAACTCTTCCAGGGTGTCGGGCAGAGGCCCGCCGAACCCCAGCACCTTGATGAGATAGGCGAAGTCGTAGCAGCTGTGAAAGGCGATCCATCGAGTGGAGTGCGGGCGGCAGAAACGGCAATGAGCGACGAGGCCGGAACGATAGAGGTGGGCGGCGAACTGGCCGGAGTCAATGCCGTAGAGGGGGAGCCGGTCGAAGTCGATGCCACTGGAACGGAGCAGGTCGACGGAGTCCGGCGCGTGGGGGTCGCGTCGGACATCGAATTCCCGGAAGTTGAACTCCCACACGAACCCGACCCTGCCGCCGGTGCCGATGTCGGGGAGGTCGCCGAAGGCGTCGAAGAGGGTGAGGCCGAGTTGGACGAGCTCCATCTTGTCGACGTTGGCCTTGAGGAAGGCGTAGCGCAGTCTGGGCGGGAGAAGACGGTGTGGCCTCCGAGTTCTGTAGAGGAAGCCGGGAAACTCCGTGTCGAAGGCGACGTAAGAGAAGCGATCCACGAGGGAAGCAATGATGGAGAACTCGTACTCCAAGTTCCACGCCCAAACCGAGCGCACCACCAAATGttgccgccctcctcctcctcgttgcgAAGACATCTTTCCACGCGACGATACAACAGTGTGGAGCGAAGAAGAGTGTCGGAGAGGAGTGATGCGTGACAAGTCCAAAGGTCACGTCCTTATATAACAGGCAGAGTGTCCGAACCCCAGTTCGATTCGGAATCCTATCCGAATCGAGCTATAATCCTAATCCAAGAAGGAAAGATGCGGGCGTTAAGCCCCAGCTCGATCCGATGTCTCTCGGAATCCTAGTCCGATTCTAACGATCCAAGGTATCTTCGTTCGAAGTACGTCTCGCCATTTGTGGGCCTTAACTCGGCCCATCCTGCTACGGTCTCGGCCTTCAATCAAGTATGCATTACCGCTGCCTTCGTCGCTTGAAGCTCCACGACGGCACACCCCGCGGAGATGGGAGACCCCGGAGCGGCATCGAGGAGGAAGAACCGATTACCGAAGGGGGGCAGCGAATCTTCCGATCTCCACGCCGCCGCGAGGAACGGGGACCTCACCACGGTCGAGTCCATCTGCAACGCTAATCCCCTCGCCGTCAATGCTCGAGATCGCCATTCCCGGACACCGTATCCTTTCTCCCTTGTTCTCCTTTCCTCAATCTTCGCTTTTGTTGTCGTTATCATGTGGTGGGCTCTTCGCTTGGTTCAGAATCTGTCGAGCAAGCAGCTTATTGCGCCGCCGAGAGTTTGGCACTGAGTTTTAAGGTTCCCTTAGGGTTTTTGAGCTTTAACCTACTTGGctggttcatttaaattccttTGCTAGGATTCGAATTGCATTGCTGTCTGATTTGGTGCATTATTTGTGACTAGCTGGCCCTTCTGAGTCTTAGGTCTTAAATATCAACTCGATTCCTTTGAAAAGAGAATGAAGAAAAGGATATAGAAGATGAAACTATCTATCGATGGAGGATGACTGTGGCAATGATTTGCAGAAATGATACATGCGGATTCATCCACACTGACACTCTTCGGTATAAGAACTTCCACATAACTTGTGGGTGGAATTGTGTTGCTTCGATACTTAGATTTAATATAGGAAATGTTCATTACGAAGCTGAGAAATTGTTGCTGTCGACAATTTAAACATCTCTTTTCTGTCAATGTATGTTATGTGTTTTTGGGTATTAGAATTTTTAAACATCCAACAAGTGCTTTACTTTTCAAGATCTCAATCTTGGGTAAGTAAATTAACAAAAATTATTCCATATCTTCAACCACATAACTATGTGgtgggaaagaggatatatcatAGTTTCTTATACTAAATCTGTTGTCATCTAAGAAATTTGCAAGTCATAGGGTACAAACTCAACTTTTGGATATTTCTTGTTAACACACAAAGACCGTCGATCGGTGAGTCGGCCTGATTAGTTATCTGCCAAAAGTGTAGGTCTCTTCTGCTGGCTTGCCTTCTAGTCACGCCTCCATGCTACGCCGACGACCTTGCACAATAGGATTGCGTCGAGGGTGTCCCAGGTCGaccccttcgatgcttaagttagcgaaAGATGGACTGATGGAGGGGGAGGAAGACAATAGTGTGAGTAGTGTAAATGAGAGAATAGAGGGTTTTTGCCTGCCTCCTTTTATCTTGGTCTGGGGCTTGGATTTTTTACCAAGGCATCGAGCAGTCTAGACGTGTGTTAGTCAGGCCCCTCTTACTATATATGGTGGGGGCATTAATAAGGATGGCTTGCTGGTGCGGACCGTTGGGACGCCTTTGGGCTGACTCCCCTGTCGCTTTGGGTTAGGCAAGGAGTGGGCCCTCCATTGGTCGTCCGTAGGGGAAGGCTGGTGAAATCGGGTCATGCTATCAATCATTAATACTGAAGCATGGCTTTTGTTGATATGTCAGCCAGGAAGCTACTGGCGAAGCAGGGGCATGCTGCCAGTCATTAATGCAGAGGCGTGGCTTCTATTGAGATGTCAGCCAGGAGGCGGTTGGGGAAGCTGGGGCATGCTGCCAACCATTAATGCGGGGCATGGTTTCTTTAGCTGCGGCATTAGTAAGGAGTGGGTCTTATGTGcccactgtcacgaacggtcgtcgcgcgcccgcaacaactccgttcaacgaaccgttcgtcgctctcatctacatgtacagttacttggcagcctgttttgccttggttttgagtcattttgcttgtaaaaatgtaagttcgaataagctgATGCGTTACAGAGCGatagctcaccgaaccgagcaaaacagcccaaaatagcTTCGTTTTCGGGTGCcgtgggctgatttctggaatctgcctccgctcaccaaaacgtcagccatctcagcccctttgaaccccccgggtggtacaggggtggatggggcttcggtatagtatcgggcgttgaacactcattcgcaatttcgcacgttgccttgacgggaacttgttgttgcacccgggactcggtgagcagctgtttgtgggcttgcagctgttcgttcaaccttctaaagcccttggtttccccctctctctcttttctcttgtgcacgcaaggtgctcgctgaattgcttgtaaagcttccccttttcgcgagacttcgggacttgtccgttgctcgttctttcgaactagtcaactttctcttttacaggtcctttgggacctgcgagaggttgcaagtgggctgatctttacggagcaatatcgtaagggcgaagcgcgtcttaggcaacgcaagctaagttcgcgtcttggctgcaagggtgtctcacgccttaggcaattctagctaaggccgtgacattgtggtatcagagcgggcaagcacttcaagcgagcagcgaaggaacttcgtaacttcgccatgtcaaagcatcgtggcgaatccagcaagacggggcaagccggacccttgccccaagcagccgtaggtgggctgcatgtgcacactcgctctcatgctgttggagccgctcaagaggagcgcgacagcgaacatgatgagcgagaagttggctactctccgcgagcggaggaggcgcaatatggagcgccaactgggaagaagagtcacaaggagagactcacaacggcggaaacccgcttggatgttcttgaagcaagcgtggaggaactctaccatggccaacaaaggcttgttagggtagagagctcgcaagaggaagcaaaGTCCAGGatagacaaggtcgaggccctagtcgaccgactgtctgatgacaccaaagactccatgcaacacctgcaggaagttgtggcggaactcacttcaagggtgacaATGCTCAAtatagcactaaatgcgggaggaagcaacacccgcgttgcaccaccacaaaatttacgggcacccgagcctcatggatatggaggggccagagatgccaaagagctcgagaactttctgttcaacatggaacaatactttcgagctatgaggcccgattctgaagataccaaagtttctatagcaacaatgtatctgaacggagatgcaaaactttggtggcgaactcgctgggaggagatccaacaaggtcggtgtcgggttgacacttgggaggacttgaagcgggagttgagaacttagttcctaccagagaacacagagttcatcgtaagaaggaagttgagacaactccgccagagtaccaccatccgagactatgtgaaacagttttttgtgcactaatgctggacatacaggacatgtccgagaaggacaagttgttcagcttcctcgatggtttgaagccatgggctcaacaagaactaaatcgaaggaatgttaccgatgtggtcggggcaattgctgctgcagaaaggctcaccgactttgtttcctctgaagacccagggagaaggaaacaatcttcaagcaatcgccctccgaaacattctcgagggaaggagctcgggggtgaacaaaagaagaagagttcccacaaagggcaaaacccgaaaggcaaggtctCAAaatctggaggatgcttcttgtgcggaggaccacacatggtgagggagtgcccacaaaaacaggcactcaatgctttgacggcttccatccacccccccgatcggaccagggcaaagctgttgctcttagttcgagcagttctgaatccagcagcgacgacgaggagtcgcaaggaccccggatgggagtaatgcgtttgttgaacgccatgcggggtcaagtgggggaaaacatgaaaacaaagacacaaaaagcaggaagtagtgaactgatgtatgtggacatcaagttagatggccaaacgacccgtgcaatggtggacacgggcgctacccacaacttcatagtcgatcgagaagcacagcgacttgggttgatcttggagaagagcccaagccgaatgaaggcggtgaactcggaggccaggcgaatctccgggttagcgaagggagtccccatcaaaatcgagacatggagcgggaacaccaacatgatggcagtgccactggatgacttccaagtgattcttggaatggagtttatgcacgcggcgaagttggtgccaatgccgttcttgaactccctatgtatgatgggaggtgacaacccctgcgtggttcccgttcttgggctcttctccaagttaAATGgctaaacgacccgtgcaatggtggacacgggcgctacccacaacttcatagtcgatcgagaagcacagcgacttgggttgatcttggagaagagcccaagccgaatgaaggcggtgaactcggaggccaggcgaatctccgggttagcgaagggagtccccatcaaaatcgagacatggagcgggaacaccaacatgatggcagtgccactggatgacttccaagtgattcttggaatggagtttatgcacgcggcgaagttggtgccaatgccgttcttgaactccctatgtatgatgggaggtgacaacccctgcgtggttcccgtctctcgaagaggaaccaaggagccccaacacatatcggcattataactgaagaaaggggtgtgaaaaggtgaattaacatttgtggctgctatgaagctagagccactcaacgagaaggccattcaagaacctgctgtggtggcgaacgtcctgaaagagttcaatgacgttatgccacccgaattgtcgaagactcttccaccacgcagaggcgtggatcacagcatcgagctggagccaggagtgaagcctccagcgagaacaccctaccgcatgcccccgccagagttggcagaactcaggaagcagttaggtgaactgctaagtagtggtctcatccgtagctctaaagcacctttcggagctccagttctcttccagaagaaacaagatgggagcctccgactctgcgtcgattaccgagcccttaacaaagtgacagtgaagaacaagtatcccatctcgctcatcgtggacttgttcgaccagttgggcaaagccaagtatttctcgaaACTTGACCTtatgtcggggtattggcaggtgcgcatcgcTGAAGGCGACgaggcgaagactacctgtgtgaccaggtatggagcgtttgagttcttggtgatgcctttcggcttaaccaacgcttcagccacgttctgcactctcatgaaccaactattcaaggagtatttggacaagttcGAGGTCGTCTACTTTGACGATATCGTTGTATacaaccaaacgctcgaggaACTTGTCCAGCAACTTCggataattttcaaggttctcagggagaacacattGTTCGTAAAAAGAGAGAAATGCTACTTCGCCCAAacggagatcctattcttggggcatcaaatcggtaatggttccattcggatggataggtcgaaggtgcaagcgattgcggaatgacgaactccaaagaaggtgccagagttgagatccttcattGGTTTCGTCAacaactatcgacgcttcatagcggggtactcgaagcgtgcaagtccactgacggagttactgaagaaagagcagccttggaagtggtctgataaatgtgaaatgacattccaagatctgaaggccgcTGTTATGAAAGAATCAGTGCTCAAATTgctagactatggggagccttttgaagtccatacagatgcttcagacttcgctattgggggagtactcatgcaggagggtcatccggtggcctacgagagccgcaaactcaacgagatcgAGCGACGGTATCCAATGCATGAGAAGGAgacgacagcggtgatccactgtctacgagtttggcgacactatctcctcggatcgcgatttgtgctgaggacggacaacatcgctcttAGCTATTTCCAAACACAGAAGAAGATCTCCCCAAAGTAGGCGTGTTGGTAGGACTTCCTggttgaatttgatatggcaatggagtataagcttggaaaggcgaatgtcgtggccgatgcattgagttggaaagtggagcgtgtgaatgccacacaattggagggcggaggccaagcaagtcagttgcactccaacttcctttccaggatcagagatggactgtatagtgaaccccaggcagttatcctgatgcagctcatcaaagaaggcaagacacgacgattttgggtctaggagggactcgtttacaccaaaggcaatagggtttatgttccccgagtagacaatttgaggcgtgaacttttaaaagagtgtcacgattccctttgggctggacacccaggtattcacagaacgttggctctcgtggagagggccttctactagccgaagatggggactgatgtggaggaatatgttcgaacatgccttacttgccaacaagacaaggtggagcagcggaagccggtgggacttttggagccgttgcccgtaccagaaaggccgtgggagagcatttccttggacttcatatcaagcttgccacttgtagggagactcggatcgatactcgtggtggtcgatcggttttcaaagtatgcaactttcattgttgctcccctacactgttcagcagaggaggcggccaagcacaatatcattagtgatcgagacgctcggttcctgggacgattctggatcgagctattcaaattgttggggtcaaagttatacttatcTACAAGCCtcgacccccagacggatggccagactgaaaggataaacccgctcctggagcaatatcttcggcactacgtgagtgccaaccaacgagattgggtgaagctgttggacgttgcccaattctcctacaacttgcagcggagctctgcatccaacaagagcccattcgaaatcattaccggacaacaatcgtcgactccgcacaccatgtccattgggtatactgggagtagtccgtcagcctaccatttcgcaaaggagtggcatcgaaatgcagatattgcgcgggcttacttggagaaggcggcaagaaggatgaagaagtgggcagacttgggaaggcgaccgcaagagttcaaagttggcgatttggtgttagtaaagctccaaccagcatcactccaattctttaggaacaaagtccacaaaggattggtgcgcaagaatgaagggcccttcccaattatcagcagggtaggcaacgtctcttataaGTTGCAACTGCCgatgtggttcaaaattcacaacgttcttcacgccagcagccTAAAAGTCGACCACTCGGatctgcaagatgcttcccgaagtgttccgactcggctacctcccatcacagcctcctacgagaagcgagttgaaaccattctggcggaccacaagataaagctacccaacggagctgagcagacagagtacttggtgaagtggcgaaaacttccccgaactgaagccagttgggagcttgaagatgccctgcgacatgaagaagagatcatcaac
It encodes the following:
- the LOC135653253 gene encoding uncharacterized protein LOC135653253 isoform X2 gives rise to the protein MGDPGAASRRKNRLPKGGSESSDLHAAARNGDLTTVESICNANPLAVNARDRHSRTPSTDSESKPEGRQARKQRKMEAIQARLIVPLPPTVTSLEQTVSAMQRNTSWRGVALSDRSAEETAGATREEIANENRGSGEVLVSNTGESSEDLCFDMNGSSGSLEATRAQLTDFDLPLSGLTENVGRVCEEKHSELREVR
- the LOC135653253 gene encoding uncharacterized protein LOC135653253 isoform X1, with the protein product MGDPGAASRRKNRLPKGGSESSDLHAAARNGDLTTVESICNANPLAVNARDRHSRTPSTDSESKPEGRQARKQRKMEAIQARLIVPLPPTVTSLEQTVSAMQRNTSWRGVALSDRSAEETAGATRGTEEIANENRGSGEVLVSNTGESSEDLCFDMNGSSGSLEATRAQLTDFDLPLSGLTENVGRVCEEKHSELREVR
- the LOC103972717 gene encoding probable CCR4-associated factor 1 homolog 11: MSSQRGGGGRQHLVVRSVWAWNLEYEFSIIASLVDRFSYVAFDTEFPGFLYRTRRPHRLLPPRLRYAFLKANVDKMELVQLGLTLFDAFGDLPDIGTGGRVGFVWEFNFREFDVRRDPHAPDSVDLLRSSGIDFDRLPLYGIDSGQFAAHLYRSGLVAHCRFCRPHSTRWIAFHSCYDFAYLIKVLGFGGPLPDTLEEFLGLVNLLFGETVDLKHMMRGCKGLSGGLEKAASTLGVPRQAGKSHQAGSDSLVTCQVYLKMKQRFFDDQDAKVACHRGIIYGLQAC